From Columba livia isolate bColLiv1 breed racing homer chromosome 5, bColLiv1.pat.W.v2, whole genome shotgun sequence, one genomic window encodes:
- the SSH3 gene encoding protein phosphatase Slingshot homolog 3 isoform X1, whose translation MALVTVRRAAGSAGDPAEEDAPRRRQLQRRQSFVMVKGAALLLPAEEPLVAEPPPAVPPGQAPGQQEQHLQLMMQLLRPQDAIRLAVRLESARPRRVRYLLVVRPEEEGAEGQTALLGVDFAHEGATRCTLGMVLPLWSDTQVFLDGDGGFSVTSGGQTRIFKPISVQTMWAVLQELHRACEDASRGGHIPGGPALAWARGYAAALSSEQSCLNEWLAMADLESVRPSSPPTQRPATPELSEQVVRGLLRDVMASADLESVTSKEVREELERRTGHSLAQHKDFIDNEMLLVLAQMDRPSHVFPHLYLGSEWNAANLEELQQNRVTHILNVAREIDNFFPALFTYMNVRVYDEETAQLLPHWNDTFLFLSRVRASGGRALVHCRMGLSRSAATVLAYAMKEFGWSLERALRHVRHCRPGVLPNPGFMRQLDFYQGILHASRHSSLWEPKAADRPPQPEETPPGDEGGLSPAPSLQPPEEPSGPGLLGASRRPRISLCAVMRSISQLESPEPPGLPGEPLAGEVFAAAEAPGVPDGDTPPGHRPSSRPRRVVRQASLDGGPAPDHAPVDGHAPPATCEPTPPPTP comes from the exons aTGGCGCTGGTCACGGTGCGGCGGGCGGCGGGTTCCGCCGGGGACCCCGCG GAGGAAGATGCGCCCAGACGCCGTCAGCTGCAGCGGCG gcAGAGCTTTGTCATGGTCAAGGGcgctgccctgctgctgcccgcTGAGGAGCCGCTGGTGGCCGAGCCCCCCCCCGCTGTGCCCCCCGGCCAGGCCccggggcagcaggagcagcacctgcagctcaTGATGCAGCTGCTGCGTCCCCAGGATGCCATCCGGCTG GCAGTGCGGCTGGAGTCGGCGCGGCCGCGGCGGGTACGGTACCTGCTGGTGGTTCGGCCCGAGGAGGAGGGAGCCGAGGGGCAAACAGCACTGCTGGGTGTGGACTTCGCCCATGAGGG GGCTACCCGCTGCACCCTGGGCATGGTGCTGCCCCTCTGGAGCGACACCCAGGTCTTCCTCGACGGCGATGG GGGGTTCAGCGTGACGTCAGGGGGACAGACACGCATCTTCAAGCCCATCTCTGTCCAGACCATGTG GGccgtgctgcaggagctgcaccgAGCCTGCGAGGACGCGTCCCGGGGCGGGCACATCCCCGGCGGGCCAGCACTGGCCTGGGCCCGCGGCTACGCAGCGGCGCTGAGCTCGGAGCAGAGCTGCCTCAACGAGTGGCTGGCCATGGCCGACCTGGAGTCCGTGCGCCCCTCCTCACCCCCGACCCAGCG GCCGGCAACGCCGGAGCTGTCGGAGCAGGTGGTGCGGGGGCTGCTGCGGGACGTGATGGCCAGCGCTGACCTGGAGAGCGTCACCTCCAAGGAG GTGCgggaggagctggagcggcGCACGgggcacagcctggcacagcaCAAGGATTTCATCGACAACGagatgctgctggtgctggcGCAGATGGACCGGCCCTCCCACGTCTTCCCGCACCTCTACCTG GGCTCCGAGTGGAACGCAGCCAacctggaggagctgcagcagaacCG TGTCACCCACATCCTGAACGTTGCGCGGGAGATCGACAACTTCTTCCCGGCGCTGTTCACCTACATGAACGTGCGGGTGTACGACGAGGAGACGGCCCAGCTGCTGCCCCACTGGAACGacaccttcctcttcctctcccgtGTCCG GGCCAGCGGAGGCCGGGCGCTGGTGCACTGCCGCATGGGGCTGAGCCGCTCGGCCGCCACGGTGCTGGCCTACGCCATGAAGGAGTTCGGCTGGTCCCTGGAGCGGGCGCTGCGGCACGTCCGGCACTGCCGCCCCGGCGTCCTGCCCAACCCCGGCTTCATGCGCCAGCTCGACTTCTACCAGGGCATCCTGCACGCCAG CCGGCACAGCAGCCTGTGGGAGCCCAAAGCGGCGGATCGGCCGCCCCAGCCGGAGGAGACACCCCCGGGGGATGAGGGGGGCCTGTCCCCGGccccctccctgcagccccccgaGGAGCCgagcgggccggggctgctgggGGCCTCTCGGCGCCCCCGCATCTCCCTGTGCGCCGTCATGCGGAGCATCAGCCAGCTGGAGTCCCCGGAACCCCCCGGGCTGCCAGGGGAGCCCCTGGCCGGGGAG GTGTTCGCGGCCGCGGAGGCGCCGGGGGTCCCGGACGGGGACACCCCACCGGGGCACCGACCAtcctcccggccccgccgcgtGGTGCGTCAGGCCAGCCTGGacggcggccccgcccccgaCCACGCCCCCGTGGATGGCCACGCCCCACCCGCCACCTGTgagcccaccccaccccccaccccgtAA
- the LOC102091502 gene encoding glycine N-acyltransferase-like protein 3 isoform X2, giving the protein MNINRGNPAEFEVAVDSWPDFGAVLTRHSGKVLVDDCYRSMQAAFYRDVGAYRALLETPGCLPWDSAFYIIGLQDGVPTVSQDLAGTKGIEVAVSNVYFYVHPDRNSMPEPRLDPDVRVGSLSPAHVDLLNETWPYGNNDRSRQYLAEVLRLFPNLCLQDKAGQPISWALTNHFGMGTHGYTLPSYRRRGYMQAVMILSARRAQAHGYPSFGFTVTGNLPMQRLQDKLGFQRLPGFCHYVLHNPSLGSAGI; this is encoded by the exons ATGAACATCAACCGGGGGAACCCGGCGGAGTTTGAGGTTGCCGTGGACTCGTGGCCCGATTTCGGTGCTGTGCTGACACGGCACAGTGGAAAG GTGCTGGTGGATGACTGCTACAGGAGCATGCAGGCGGCTTTCTACCGGGACGTGGGCGCCTACCGGGCACTGCTGGAGACCCCTGGATGTCTACCATGGGACAGCGCCTTCTACATCATCG GTCTGCAGGACGGGGTGCCCACGGTGTCCCAAGACCTCGCAGGGACCAAAGGCATCGAGGTGGCCGTTTCCAACGTCTACTTCTACGTACACCCCGACCGCAATTCCATGCCTGAGCCTCG GCTGGACCCCGACGTGCGGGTGGGCTCGCTGAGCCCAGCACACGTGGATCTGCTGAACGAGACGTGGCCGTACGGCAACAATGACCGCAGCCGGCAGTACCTGGCTGAGGTGCTGCGGCTCTTCCCCAACCTCTGCCTGCAGGACAAGGCTGGGCAGCCCATCTCCTGGGCCCTCACCAACCATTTTGGGATGGGAACACACGGTTACACTCTGCCCAGCTATCGCCGGCGCGGCTACATGCAGGCGGTGATGATTCTCTCTGCTCGGCGGGCGCAGGCCCATGGCTACCCCAGCTTTGGGTTCACGGTCACGGGCAACCTGCCCATGCAGCGGCTGCAGGACAAGTTGGGCTTCCAGCGGCTGCCCGGGTTCTGCCACTACGTCCTGCACAACCCCAGCCTGGGCAGCGCCGGCATCTGA
- the SSH3 gene encoding protein phosphatase Slingshot homolog 3 isoform X2: MLGGAFWAVPKQHAFGFWGSPPGVPLPGRDVWGFPVRWFRWFRGGTLPLQPVPCPGPCPCPFPSGRGSGGGASWCGGAGDGAGHGAAGGGFRRGPRGGRCAQTPSAAAASFVMVKGAALLLPAEEPLVAEPPPAVPPGQAPGQQEQHLQLMMQLLRPQDAIRLAVRLESARPRRVRYLLVVRPEEEGAEGQTALLGVDFAHEGATRCTLGMVLPLWSDTQVFLDGDGGFSVTSGGQTRIFKPISVQTMWAVLQELHRACEDASRGGHIPGGPALAWARGYAAALSSEQSCLNEWLAMADLESVRPSSPPTQRPATPELSEQVVRGLLRDVMASADLESVTSKEVREELERRTGHSLAQHKDFIDNEMLLVLAQMDRPSHVFPHLYLGSEWNAANLEELQQNRVTHILNVAREIDNFFPALFTYMNVRVYDEETAQLLPHWNDTFLFLSRVRASGGRALVHCRMGLSRSAATVLAYAMKEFGWSLERALRHVRHCRPGVLPNPGFMRQLDFYQGILHASRHSSLWEPKAADRPPQPEETPPGDEGGLSPAPSLQPPEEPSGPGLLGASRRPRISLCAVMRSISQLESPEPPGLPGEPLAGEVFAAAEAPGVPDGDTPPGHRPSSRPRRVVRQASLDGGPAPDHAPVDGHAPPATCEPTPPPTP, encoded by the exons ATGCTGGGGGGTGCATTCTGGGCGGTCCCGAAGCAACACGCATTTGGGTTCTGGGGAAGCCCGCCGGGGGTCCCACTCCCGGGGAGGGACGTCTGGGGGTTCCCCGTCCGGTGGTTCCGGTGGTTCCGGGGGGGAACGCTCCCGCTGCAGCCCGTGCCGTGCCCGGGGCCGTGCCCGTGCCCGTTCCCGTCCGggcggggcagcggcggcggcgcttCCTGgtgcggcggggcgggggaTGGCGCTGGTCACGGTGCGGCGGGCGGCGGGTTCCGCCGGGGACCCCGCG GAGGAAGATGCGCCCAGACGCCGTCAGCTGCAGCGGCG AGCTTTGTCATGGTCAAGGGcgctgccctgctgctgcccgcTGAGGAGCCGCTGGTGGCCGAGCCCCCCCCCGCTGTGCCCCCCGGCCAGGCCccggggcagcaggagcagcacctgcagctcaTGATGCAGCTGCTGCGTCCCCAGGATGCCATCCGGCTG GCAGTGCGGCTGGAGTCGGCGCGGCCGCGGCGGGTACGGTACCTGCTGGTGGTTCGGCCCGAGGAGGAGGGAGCCGAGGGGCAAACAGCACTGCTGGGTGTGGACTTCGCCCATGAGGG GGCTACCCGCTGCACCCTGGGCATGGTGCTGCCCCTCTGGAGCGACACCCAGGTCTTCCTCGACGGCGATGG GGGGTTCAGCGTGACGTCAGGGGGACAGACACGCATCTTCAAGCCCATCTCTGTCCAGACCATGTG GGccgtgctgcaggagctgcaccgAGCCTGCGAGGACGCGTCCCGGGGCGGGCACATCCCCGGCGGGCCAGCACTGGCCTGGGCCCGCGGCTACGCAGCGGCGCTGAGCTCGGAGCAGAGCTGCCTCAACGAGTGGCTGGCCATGGCCGACCTGGAGTCCGTGCGCCCCTCCTCACCCCCGACCCAGCG GCCGGCAACGCCGGAGCTGTCGGAGCAGGTGGTGCGGGGGCTGCTGCGGGACGTGATGGCCAGCGCTGACCTGGAGAGCGTCACCTCCAAGGAG GTGCgggaggagctggagcggcGCACGgggcacagcctggcacagcaCAAGGATTTCATCGACAACGagatgctgctggtgctggcGCAGATGGACCGGCCCTCCCACGTCTTCCCGCACCTCTACCTG GGCTCCGAGTGGAACGCAGCCAacctggaggagctgcagcagaacCG TGTCACCCACATCCTGAACGTTGCGCGGGAGATCGACAACTTCTTCCCGGCGCTGTTCACCTACATGAACGTGCGGGTGTACGACGAGGAGACGGCCCAGCTGCTGCCCCACTGGAACGacaccttcctcttcctctcccgtGTCCG GGCCAGCGGAGGCCGGGCGCTGGTGCACTGCCGCATGGGGCTGAGCCGCTCGGCCGCCACGGTGCTGGCCTACGCCATGAAGGAGTTCGGCTGGTCCCTGGAGCGGGCGCTGCGGCACGTCCGGCACTGCCGCCCCGGCGTCCTGCCCAACCCCGGCTTCATGCGCCAGCTCGACTTCTACCAGGGCATCCTGCACGCCAG CCGGCACAGCAGCCTGTGGGAGCCCAAAGCGGCGGATCGGCCGCCCCAGCCGGAGGAGACACCCCCGGGGGATGAGGGGGGCCTGTCCCCGGccccctccctgcagccccccgaGGAGCCgagcgggccggggctgctgggGGCCTCTCGGCGCCCCCGCATCTCCCTGTGCGCCGTCATGCGGAGCATCAGCCAGCTGGAGTCCCCGGAACCCCCCGGGCTGCCAGGGGAGCCCCTGGCCGGGGAG GTGTTCGCGGCCGCGGAGGCGCCGGGGGTCCCGGACGGGGACACCCCACCGGGGCACCGACCAtcctcccggccccgccgcgtGGTGCGTCAGGCCAGCCTGGacggcggccccgcccccgaCCACGCCCCCGTGGATGGCCACGCCCCACCCGCCACCTGTgagcccaccccaccccccaccccgtAA
- the POLD4 gene encoding DNA polymerase delta subunit 4: protein MEQPRRITDSFPRRRRRALGRSKAKRCPQARRRAPPPAEAPPTPAPDQALLEMLRGFDLAWEYGPCTGITRLQRWERAQALGLNPPKHVRDVLLEHRDNPDVTYSLWYQYEL from the exons ATGGAGCAGCCCCGGCGCATCACCGACTCCttcccgcggcggcggcggcgagcCCTGGGCAGGTCCAAGGCCAAGCGCTGTCCCCAGGCCCGGCGCCGCGCTCCCCCGCCCGCCGAGGCGCCCCCGACGCCCGCCCCGGACCAGGCGCTCCTGGAGATGCTGCGGGGCTTCGACCTCGCTTGGGAATACGGGCCATGCACCG GTATCACCCGCCTGCAGCGCTGGGAGCGGGCGCAGGCGCTGGGGCTGAACCCCCCCAAACACGTGCGTGACGTCCTCCTGGAGCACAGGGACAACCCCGATGTCACCTACAG CCTGTGGTACCAGTACGAGCTCTGA
- the LOC102091502 gene encoding glycine N-acyltransferase-like protein 3 isoform X1, translating to MLILTCPAQLQRLEAILRRSLPLTLPVLGAVMNINRGNPAEFEVAVDSWPDFGAVLTRHSGKVLVDDCYRSMQAAFYRDVGAYRALLETPGCLPWDSAFYIIGLQDGVPTVSQDLAGTKGIEVAVSNVYFYVHPDRNSMPEPRLDPDVRVGSLSPAHVDLLNETWPYGNNDRSRQYLAEVLRLFPNLCLQDKAGQPISWALTNHFGMGTHGYTLPSYRRRGYMQAVMILSARRAQAHGYPSFGFTVTGNLPMQRLQDKLGFQRLPGFCHYVLHNPSLGSAGI from the exons ATGCTGATCCTGACatgcccagcccagctgcagcgCCTGGAGGCGATACTGCGGAGGAGCCTGCCCCTGACCCTGCCG GTCCTGGGGGCCGTGATGAACATCAACCGGGGGAACCCGGCGGAGTTTGAGGTTGCCGTGGACTCGTGGCCCGATTTCGGTGCTGTGCTGACACGGCACAGTGGAAAG GTGCTGGTGGATGACTGCTACAGGAGCATGCAGGCGGCTTTCTACCGGGACGTGGGCGCCTACCGGGCACTGCTGGAGACCCCTGGATGTCTACCATGGGACAGCGCCTTCTACATCATCG GTCTGCAGGACGGGGTGCCCACGGTGTCCCAAGACCTCGCAGGGACCAAAGGCATCGAGGTGGCCGTTTCCAACGTCTACTTCTACGTACACCCCGACCGCAATTCCATGCCTGAGCCTCG GCTGGACCCCGACGTGCGGGTGGGCTCGCTGAGCCCAGCACACGTGGATCTGCTGAACGAGACGTGGCCGTACGGCAACAATGACCGCAGCCGGCAGTACCTGGCTGAGGTGCTGCGGCTCTTCCCCAACCTCTGCCTGCAGGACAAGGCTGGGCAGCCCATCTCCTGGGCCCTCACCAACCATTTTGGGATGGGAACACACGGTTACACTCTGCCCAGCTATCGCCGGCGCGGCTACATGCAGGCGGTGATGATTCTCTCTGCTCGGCGGGCGCAGGCCCATGGCTACCCCAGCTTTGGGTTCACGGTCACGGGCAACCTGCCCATGCAGCGGCTGCAGGACAAGTTGGGCTTCCAGCGGCTGCCCGGGTTCTGCCACTACGTCCTGCACAACCCCAGCCTGGGCAGCGCCGGCATCTGA